In a single window of the Cydia amplana chromosome 4, ilCydAmpl1.1, whole genome shotgun sequence genome:
- the LOC134663137 gene encoding voltage-dependent calcium channel subunit alpha-2/delta-4-like: MREAGLALCALLILLPEPPVCSQEPQNANIVREWGRTLGMELWKLNQALTKADKIRLNYKTMNASVKQKDGGQILRSSLTSVGTMLTKKINAVKCIHATAIELAQEFNGTVDEDFQYCSAKYSEFMVVDDYTNETTLLTSVTEKPAFVIKEKRHYETIYLENDSHFYDIAVNINRSCVHIPTNIYFKDEEAKNAIHWTRGLNDVFIKNYQADPSLSWQYFGTAYGILRFFPAMPWNMRKTDIYDCRVQSWYIEAATCSKDVVVLFDISGSMTGFKNYVARTTLKSLLDTLSNNDYVNVYTVSDNTDQVMNCSEGLVQATKENIGTLMDILTPTDEGKNHKIPLNGIANFTKAYIKAFATLKERRNETDCNVASTGGCNQLVMVITDYAFENLSAVFDEHNREVIDGVMYTPVRVFTYLIGREMAGLAELQQMACYNRGYFVHIHSVEEVQQQVLKYINVIALPMILNGSEPPPTWTHASMDHTRTYEWGVSPDVTKPDEDKLVTSVAIPAFDRYSENATLLGVAGTDVPIDSISKLAQPNQLGVNGYSFIVSNNGYLLLHPLLKTSINGALQVNYNSVDFVEVEQVDDGKDSRELGDEIKWLRQNLTEAVSGRMTNIEVLFHYDDMRRISRVKHDYFFSELVGTPFSMGISLPVGYGDTEMVLNSNPLEPTQEDPTEFNVTDFFRYSYRVHPDWVYCKYHYLEGHESDSPEIEVWKFLVNISKAEINVTRKQYQEETSNEFSVETHCGDAQTPIDKDDYYCNEDLVKQLVFDAKLSYPYFHNWTDYTGHDVELTKKYGVSVRFIMTSSGFTRWHYLYDDDKNEWVDDDGYPHKNYSGKVLGDNYATSIEITPYKAAVLQSMLNTESLVVASPLPVLDPAIKYRPPVINELGDVTLTATYAIFYAENSSDTPASVVGFQFSHSQLRDRFMDISTDENGLSCNSSDYECYIIDSSGYVVMSMDQEEVGQFFGVIHPLVLQSLIYKEIFEHVEVFNYQTLCPDSMLGDPNCSWTLSTPFTLIKWLLAEFLILLGNLYHWNQYAYANVIFDYEDYVEATTTAPETEKEVPKEPIASMEDEKTFSCDHRISLYILNQTHFLKTVQDNPVTYEDEVGECNPRYWASYVDHTNLLLMVIEKVDHENFSESCEKPPTTRPEPTPNSTDSREPCHKLGLGMLPRRRLEGCFTYHELEANASICGLATTSVATPQFVAFSTLLSALGSRLLCL; this comes from the exons ATGCGCGAGGCAGGCCTAGCACTTTGTGCCCTTTTAATATTATTACCAGAGCCACCTGTCTGCAGTCAAGAGCCACAAAATGCCAACAT agtaaGAGAATGGGGCAGAACGTTGGGCATGGAGTTGTGGAAACTTAATCAGGCCTTGACCAAAGCTGACAAAATAAGACTT AATTACAAAACCATGAATGCAAGTGTCAAACAGAAAGATGGAGGACAAATATTACGGTCTTCACTGACATCAGTCGGAACAATgctaacaaagaaaataaatgctGTGAAA TGCATCCACGCAACAGCCATTGAGTTAGCACAAGAGTTCAATGGCACGGTCGACGAGGATTTTCAGTACTGCTCCGCCAAGTATTCGGAATTTATGGTTGTTGATGACTATACCAATGAGACTACTTTACTTACAAGCGTTACAGAAAAACCCGCCTTTGTTATCAAGGAAAAGCGTCATTATGAGacgatttatttagaaaatgattcTCATTTTTATGATATTGCCGTCAACATAAATAGAAGCTGCGTGCATATCCCCACCAACATATATTTCAAAG ACGAGgaggcaaaaaatgcaattcatTGGACAAGAGGCCTCAATGACGTCTTCATAAAAAATTACCAGGCTGACCCGTCTCTATCATGGCAATATTTTGGGACTGCGTATGGTATTCTACGTTTTTTCCCAGCTATGCCTTGGAACATGAGGAAAACTGACATCTATGACTGCCGGGTGCAGTCTTGGTACATCGAAGCCGCCACCTGTTCCAAGGACGTCGTTGTCCTTTTTGATATATCCGGATCCATGACCGGCTTCAAGAACTATGTGGCAAGGACAACTTTAAAATCTCTGTTGGATACGTTATCTAACAATGATTACGTTAACGTTTACACTGTTAGTGACAATACTGACCAAGTAATGAATTGTTCTGAAGGGCTAGTTCAAGCGACAAAAGAAAATATAGGAACTCTAATGGATATCCTTACGCCAACAGACGAAGGAAAAAACCACAAGATACCACTGAATGGTATTGCCAATTTTACTAAAGCTTATATAAAAGCTTTCGCTACGTTGAAAGAA CGAAGAAATGAAACCGACTGCAATGTTGCGAGTACTGGAGGTTGTAACCAATTGGTAATGGTGATCACAGATTACGCTTTCGAAAACCTTTCTGCGGTATTTGACGAACATAACAGAGAGGTAATAGATGGAGTGATGTATACACCTGTCAGAGTATTTACATACCTTATTGGAAGAGAAATGGCAGGTCTTGCCGAGTTACAGCAGATGGCTTGTTACAATAGAG GTTACTTCGTCCACATCCACTCTGTGGAAGAAGTGCAGCAGCAAGTTCTCAAGTACATCAATGTGATAGCTTTGCCTATGATTCTGAATGGGTCAGAGCCTCCTCCTACATGGACACACGCTAGCATGGACCATACG AGAACATATGAATGGGGAGTTAGCCCAGACGTTACCAAG CCTGATGAGGACAAGTTGGTGACTTCAGTAGCAATCCCTGCATTCGACAGATACAGCGAGAATGCCACGTTGCTGGGCGTGGCTGGCACCGATGTTCCCATCGACAGCATCTCAAAGTTAGCGCAACCTAACCAG CTAGGTGTTAACGGGTACTCATTCATTGTTAGTAACAACGGATATCTTTTACTACACCCCTTATTAAAAACTTCC ATCAATGGGGCTCTTCAAGTGAACTACAACAGCGTTGACTTTGTTGAGGTGGAACAAGTAGATGATGGAAAGGATTCGCGCGAGCTGGGTGATGAGATCAAATGGCTGCGTCAAAACCTAACCGAGGCGGTTAGCGGCAGGATGACTAATATTGAAGTCCTCTTCCATTACGATGACATGAG GAGGATTTCACGAGTCAAACACGACTACTTCTTCAGCGAACTGGTGGGTACGCCATTCTCGATGGGCATCTCTCTTCCAGTGGGATACGGTGATACGGAAATGGTACTTAATAGCAATCCTCTAGAACCCACGCAAGAGGATCCCACTGAGTTCAATGTGACAGACTTCTTTAGATACAGCTATAGAGTACATCCTGATTG ggtttaTTGCAAATACCATTATTTGGAGGGGCACGAATCAGATAGTCCTGAAATAGAAGTATGGAAATTCTTGGTCAATATATCAAAGGCCGAAATCAACGTTACGAGGAAACAGTATCAGGAAGAAACCTCCAATGAATTTTCGGTAGAAA CTCACTGTGGAGACGCTCAGACGCCTATCGATAAAGACGACTACTACTGCAATGAGGATCTAGTTAAACAGTTAGTTTTCGACGCAAAGCTTTCATACCCTTACTTCCACAACTGGACCGATTATACCGGACACGACGTTGAACTAACTAAGAAATACGGAGTTAGCGTGAGATTCATTATGACTTCAAGTGGGTTTACCAGGTGGCATTATCTATATGACGATGACAAGAATGAATGGGTAGACGACGACGGGTATCCACACAAGAATTACTCTGggaa GGTGCTTGGTGATAATTACGCAACATCAATAGAAATTACACCATATAAAGCTGCGGTTCTTCAGAGCATGCTTAATACAGAGTCCCTTGTAGTTGCCTCACCGTTACCAGTCCTCGACCCGGCTATAAAATACCGGCCTCCAGTTATCAATGAACTGGGTGACGTCACCCTTACCGCAACTTACGCTATCTTCTACGCAGAAAATTCAAGTGACACGCCAGCTTCCGTAGTGGGCTTTCAATTTTCACATTCGCAATTACGAGACAGGTTTATGGATATCTCAACAGATGAAAAT GGATTGTCGTGCAATAGCAGCGATTACGAATGTTACATTATAGACAGTTCAGGGTACGTGGTGATGTCTATGGATCAGGAAGAAGTGGGTCAATTCTTCGGTGTCATCCATCCTTTAGTATTGCAGTCGCTCATATACAAGGAGATATTTGAACACGTCGAAGTGTTTAACTACCAGACCCTGTGCCCAGATTCAATGTTGGGGGATCCCAACTGCTCGTGGACACTTAGCACG CCATTTACTTTAATAAAATGGTTACTAGCGGAATTCTTAATATTATTGGGAAATCTGTACCATTGGAATCAATACGCTTacgcaaacgtgatttttgattaCG AGGATTATGTAGAAGCTACAACAACAGCGCCAGAAACAGAAAAAGAAGTACCAAAGGAACCAATAGCATCTATGGAGGACGAGAAAACGTTTTCTTGCGACCACCGGATTAGCCTTTACATATTGAACCAGACACACTTTTTGAAGACGGTCCAGGACAATCCAGTTACCTACGAGGATGAAGTAGGGGAATGCAATCCACGATATTGGGCGTCCTACGTGGACCATACAAATTTGCTTTTGATGGTGATTGAGAAGGTAGACCATGAGAATTTCAGTGAAAGTTGCGAGAAACCGCCGACGACGAGACCGGAACCGACGCCGAACTCAACGGATAGCCGTGAGCCGTGCCACAAACTAGGGCTGGGCATGCTGCCGCGGCGAAGGCTAGAGGGATGTTTTACATATCATGAACTG GAGGCAAATGCATCAATATGCGGATTAGCGACTACATCAGTGGCCACTCCTCAGTTCGTTGCATTTTCAACGTTACTGAGTGCCCTTGGATCCCGATTGCTATGTTTGTGA